In Pantoea cypripedii, the following proteins share a genomic window:
- the uvrC gene encoding excinuclease ABC subunit UvrC yields MSDVFNSKAFLSTVTSQPGVYRMYDATGTVIYVGKAKDLKKRLSSYFRSQVGSRKTEALVSNIQQIDVTVTHTETEALLLEHNYIKLYQPRYNVLLRDDKSYPYIFLSADTHPRLAMHRGAKHAKGEYFGPFPNGYAVRETLALLQKVFPIRQCENSVYRNRSRPCLQYQIGRCLGPCVAGLVTEEEYAQQTDYVRLFLAGKDDQVLNQLVKRMEAASQDLRFEEAARLRDQILAVRRITEKQFVSNQGDDLDVMGVAYDAGMACLHVLFIRQGKVLGSRSYFPKVPADTELAEVVQTFLGQFYLQGSEARTLPTEILLDFSLPERELLAESLSELAGRKVNIQSKPRGDRARYLKLARTNAATALTTRLSQHSTIQQRLAALATFLELDQINRMECFDISHTMGEQTIASCVVFDRNGPLRSDYRRYNIEGITPGDDYAAMNQVLRRRYGKALEEDKIPDVILIDGGKGQLAQAKQVFAELDVPWDKDRPILLGVAKGSDRKAGLETLFFEAEGEGISLPPDSPALHVIQHIRDDSHNHAISGHRKKRAKVKNTSALESIEGVGPKRRQQLLKYMGGLQPLMNASVDEIAKVPGISFALAEKIFYSLKH; encoded by the coding sequence TCAGCAGCTATTTCCGTTCCCAGGTCGGTAGCCGTAAGACCGAAGCGCTGGTCAGCAATATCCAGCAAATCGATGTCACGGTCACCCATACCGAAACCGAAGCGCTGTTGCTGGAGCATAATTACATCAAGCTATACCAGCCGCGCTATAACGTGCTGCTGCGCGATGACAAATCTTATCCTTACATCTTTCTCAGCGCCGATACCCATCCGCGGCTGGCGATGCACCGTGGGGCCAAACATGCCAAAGGCGAATATTTTGGCCCGTTTCCGAACGGTTATGCAGTACGTGAAACTCTGGCGCTGCTGCAGAAAGTGTTCCCGATTCGTCAGTGCGAAAACAGCGTTTATCGCAATCGTTCACGGCCATGTCTGCAATATCAGATTGGTCGTTGCCTCGGTCCCTGCGTAGCCGGTCTGGTCACTGAAGAAGAGTATGCGCAGCAAACCGATTATGTGCGGCTCTTTCTGGCGGGTAAGGATGACCAGGTGCTTAATCAACTGGTCAAAAGAATGGAAGCCGCCAGCCAGGATCTGCGTTTTGAAGAAGCCGCACGGTTACGCGATCAAATCCTGGCGGTGCGTCGCATTACCGAGAAGCAGTTTGTCTCCAATCAGGGTGATGACCTTGATGTGATGGGCGTCGCCTACGATGCGGGTATGGCATGTCTGCATGTCTTGTTTATCCGTCAGGGTAAAGTGCTGGGCAGCCGCAGCTATTTCCCGAAGGTTCCGGCGGATACGGAACTGGCGGAGGTGGTACAAACCTTCCTCGGCCAATTTTATTTGCAGGGCAGTGAGGCGCGTACTTTACCGACCGAGATCCTGCTGGATTTCAGCCTGCCGGAACGCGAGTTGCTGGCTGAATCGCTCAGCGAGCTGGCCGGGCGGAAGGTGAATATCCAGAGCAAACCGCGTGGCGATCGCGCCCGCTACCTTAAGCTGGCACGAACCAATGCCGCAACCGCGTTGACCACGCGACTTTCGCAGCATTCGACGATACAGCAGCGATTAGCTGCACTGGCAACGTTCCTCGAACTGGACCAGATCAATCGTATGGAGTGTTTTGATATCAGCCACACCATGGGGGAGCAGACCATTGCTTCCTGCGTGGTATTTGATCGCAATGGTCCGTTGCGTAGCGATTACCGCCGCTACAATATCGAGGGCATTACCCCCGGCGATGATTATGCAGCGATGAATCAGGTATTACGTCGGCGCTACGGTAAAGCGCTGGAAGAAGATAAAATCCCTGACGTTATCCTGATTGATGGCGGTAAAGGGCAGCTGGCGCAGGCCAAGCAGGTATTTGCCGAACTGGATGTGCCATGGGACAAAGACCGTCCTATTTTGCTCGGCGTGGCGAAGGGGAGCGATCGTAAAGCGGGTCTTGAGACGCTATTTTTCGAAGCGGAAGGGGAGGGCATCTCACTGCCACCGGATTCGCCAGCGCTACACGTCATTCAACATATTCGTGATGATTCTCACAATCATGCGATCTCAGGCCACCGGAAAAAAAGGGCCAAAGTTAAGAACACCAGTGCGCTGGAAAGTATCGAAGGTGTCGGGCCGAAACGCCGTCAACAGCTGCTGAAGTACATGGGTGGCCTGCAACCATTGATGAATGCCAGTGTGGATGAGATAGCGAAGGTTCCGGGCATTTCTTTCGCGCTGGCAGAAAAAATCTTCTATTCACTGAAACACTAG
- a CDS encoding DUF1317 family protein: MQHPHDHIIVGMITLPYSGLFHGWLLPDGAVIKNPIAAQNAAEHLNNASKTVH, from the coding sequence ATGCAGCATCCACACGATCACATCATTGTCGGGATGATCACCCTTCCCTATAGCGGCCTGTTTCACGGTTGGCTTTTGCCTGACGGCGCAGTGATTAAAAACCCTATCGCGGCGCAAAACGCAGCGGAGCACCTTAACAATGCCAGTAAAACCGTTCACTGA
- a CDS encoding DUF4224 domain-containing protein, translating to MQTNDIISDADIEQITGYKIPSKQCQCLKQAGVFFVVRRDGRPRTTWQHFNDPITHRKTVMPDAFEPNFGALD from the coding sequence ATGCAGACCAACGATATAATTTCTGATGCTGACATTGAACAAATCACCGGGTACAAAATCCCGTCTAAACAATGCCAGTGTCTAAAGCAAGCTGGGGTTTTCTTCGTGGTTCGTCGCGATGGACGTCCTCGCACAACCTGGCAACATTTCAACGATCCCATCACTCACCGTAAGACAGTGATGCCGGATGCATTTGAACCTAACTTTGGGGCACTCGACTAA
- the pgsA gene encoding CDP-diacylglycerol--glycerol-3-phosphate 3-phosphatidyltransferase: MQFNIPTCLTLFRVVLIPFFVLAFYLPFHWAPFVTAFIFVVAAVTDWFDGFLARRWKQTTRFGAFLDPVADKVMVAIALVLVAEYFHAWWITLPAATMIAREIIISALREWMAEIGKRSSVAVSWIGKVKTTAQMLSLVALLWRPDATVIGVGVVALYIAAVLTFWSMFQYLNAARGDLFER; the protein is encoded by the coding sequence ATGCAATTTAACATTCCTACATGTCTTACTTTGTTTCGGGTCGTGCTGATTCCTTTCTTTGTGCTGGCTTTCTATCTGCCATTTCATTGGGCACCTTTTGTTACGGCGTTCATTTTTGTGGTTGCAGCAGTTACTGACTGGTTCGATGGCTTTCTTGCGCGTCGCTGGAAACAAACCACGCGTTTTGGTGCGTTCCTTGATCCGGTAGCCGATAAGGTGATGGTGGCGATAGCGCTGGTGCTGGTGGCGGAGTATTTCCACGCCTGGTGGATTACACTGCCTGCAGCCACGATGATCGCTCGTGAGATCATTATTTCTGCGCTACGTGAATGGATGGCGGAAATAGGTAAGCGCAGCAGCGTAGCCGTCTCCTGGATTGGTAAAGTGAAAACCACAGCGCAAATGCTATCGCTGGTGGCGCTATTATGGCGTCCAGATGCCACGGTGATTGGCGTGGGTGTGGTTGCTTTATATATCGCGGCAGTGCTGACCTTCTGGTCAATGTTCCAGTATTTGAACGCAGCGCGTGGTGATTTGTTCGAACGGTGA
- a CDS encoding class I SAM-dependent methyltransferase, giving the protein MRERPILDMCCGSRMFWLDKQDSRAVFADIRSESHTLCDGRSLHIGPDITADFRELPFPDNRFAQVVFDPPHLERVGENSWMRKKYGALDKKTWRDDIRAGFSEAFRVLRPHGTLIFKWNETQIPVSQVIALTDQKPTIWQRTGKSDKTHWILFLKEPTK; this is encoded by the coding sequence ATGCGTGAGCGTCCAATCCTCGATATGTGCTGTGGCTCTCGCATGTTCTGGCTGGATAAGCAGGACTCTCGTGCTGTATTCGCTGATATCCGCAGCGAATCACACACGTTATGCGATGGTCGGTCGCTGCACATTGGGCCAGATATCACTGCCGATTTTCGGGAGTTGCCCTTCCCTGATAACAGATTCGCTCAAGTGGTGTTTGACCCACCTCACCTGGAGCGGGTTGGGGAAAATAGCTGGATGCGTAAGAAGTACGGCGCACTGGATAAGAAGACGTGGCGTGATGATATCCGCGCCGGTTTCAGCGAAGCGTTCAGGGTGTTGCGGCCACACGGCACTCTCATCTTTAAATGGAACGAAACGCAGATACCAGTTAGCCAGGTTATTGCTTTGACCGACCAAAAACCAACTATCTGGCAGCGCACCGGCAAAAGCGACAAAACCCACTGGATTCTTTTTCTGAAGGAGCCAACCAAATGA
- a CDS encoding tyrosine-type recombinase/integrase: MARTRKNKEDSWMPPRVYRGKSAFEFHPKNGGAIRLCSLDAPQSQVWAAYESLLNELPDDSLLAALADRFFKSADFFELAPETQKDYRKYSKSVLAVFGSMPSDAVKPEHIRKYMDKRGLKSRTQANREKAFMSRIYRWGYERGIVKRNPTKGVKQFKEKARDRYVTDAEYAALFSVAPDVVQIAMELAYLCCARQGDVLEMKKSQLIDEGILIKQSKTSVSQIKGWSPRLEKIIRDASCLPLKTGMSSIYVIHQPSGAKYTRDGFNSRWLKAKKEAKEKFPEMTFDFTFHDLKAKGISDLDGNLYEKQAISGHKNVEQTARYNRKIAVVPVVGGQK; this comes from the coding sequence ATGGCCCGGACCAGAAAAAATAAAGAAGACAGTTGGATGCCGCCCCGTGTTTACCGGGGCAAATCAGCGTTTGAGTTTCACCCCAAAAATGGTGGAGCAATCAGGCTTTGCAGCCTTGACGCACCTCAGTCTCAGGTGTGGGCAGCATATGAGTCTTTACTGAACGAATTGCCTGATGACAGCCTTCTTGCTGCACTGGCTGATCGCTTTTTCAAGTCAGCAGATTTCTTTGAGCTGGCACCCGAAACCCAGAAAGATTACAGAAAATATTCTAAAAGCGTTTTGGCTGTCTTTGGCTCCATGCCTTCTGATGCAGTTAAACCTGAGCATATCCGCAAATACATGGATAAACGCGGATTGAAAAGTCGCACCCAGGCTAACAGGGAAAAGGCTTTCATGTCGCGTATTTATCGTTGGGGGTATGAGCGAGGTATTGTGAAGCGCAATCCGACAAAAGGCGTAAAACAGTTCAAAGAGAAGGCCAGAGATCGCTATGTGACAGATGCTGAATATGCTGCCCTGTTTAGTGTTGCACCTGACGTTGTTCAGATTGCCATGGAATTGGCTTACCTGTGTTGTGCTCGTCAGGGTGATGTTCTCGAAATGAAGAAAAGCCAATTGATTGACGAAGGAATACTAATCAAACAGAGCAAAACTTCGGTGTCTCAGATTAAAGGCTGGTCTCCTCGCCTTGAGAAAATTATCAGGGATGCCTCATGCCTGCCGTTAAAAACAGGGATGAGTAGCATCTATGTGATCCACCAGCCATCAGGTGCGAAATATACCCGTGATGGCTTTAACAGCCGCTGGCTGAAAGCGAAGAAGGAAGCAAAAGAGAAATTCCCAGAGATGACCTTCGATTTCACTTTCCACGATCTGAAGGCTAAAGGCATTTCGGATCTAGATGGGAATTTATATGAGAAGCAGGCGATATCAGGGCACAAAAATGTTGAGCAAACTGCGCGCTACAATCGCAAGATTGCAGTTGTCCCTGTGGTCGGCGGTCAAAAATAG